The region GCAATCACAGTTCCAGATCTTTGATTGAAGACATCTTCACTAATTATAAGGACTGGACGAAAGCCAGCTTGCGCGTGGCCAATTGTAGGATTCAGATCCGCCCAAAAAATATCTCCTCTTAATATTCTGGCCATTCTTCAAGGTCTATAGAAATACCTTCTTCGGCCATTGCTTGTTCAAATTTCGGATCAAGCTTAGCGCACTCTCTGGCAAGGCGACCTTTATCTAACCGAACGATTTTTTCTTTCACAGCTTCCTGAATAGCTTTGCTTCGATTTGGAAACAGTTCTTTTTTTACCATTTCATCAAGTTTATCAACTAAGGTTTTCTCCAAAGTGATTGCGATTTTTGTGGTTGCCATAAATGCCTCCCGGTATTACAATTTATCATACTATAATAAATTAGAGAACAAAAGTCAAGTTCATAATTTCAATCAAAAACTTTGGGAGCCAAAACCTCACCTCAAAACCCGCTCATTCACATACTCCAACATCTCATAAAAAGCCGCGACGCTGAGCGCGTTTCTGGCGTGAAGACCGATAATATCCCGAATCATGTTTTTGACTTTTTGCTTCGTTTCAGTCTGACTCGCATCATCCTTTAAGGTTTTCAATCCGAGCAAACCTGAAGTCAACATTTCAATCCCGGCCTCCAATTTGGAGAAGAACCTGATTTCCCAATTGGAAGTCGCTTTTAAATCTTTAAGGATCTGGCGCAGCTCATTGATGCGGTATTGCTGTAATATCGAAAAATACTCAACGATTTGCCAGTCATCACCGGCGCTTCTATTGTTCAGGAAAATGTTAAAAGTGTCTTCCAGAGTATCCACTCGTTTGAAGGCGTTATTGACGCCGTGTGCATCTTCATCCGAAAGAATGCGCAAGGTAAGTCGCAGCTTCCTCGATAACCGGAAACGCGAACGGATGGCTGCTTCATTCAGCATTTTTTTAAACGTCAGTGAATCCTTTTCATCCAGCAACTTTAAGTGTTCCGGGTTCAGTAAAAGTTTCT is a window of candidate division KSB1 bacterium DNA encoding:
- a CDS encoding ribbon-helix-helix protein, CopG family, giving the protein MATTKIAITLEKTLVDKLDEMVKKELFPNRSKAIQEAVKEKIVRLDKGRLARECAKLDPKFEQAMAEEGISIDLEEWPEY